Part of the Ruania alba genome is shown below.
AGACCGGTGACGACGACGTTCGGCTGGTCCGTCATGTGAGTTCTCCTGAGGAAGGACGTCGAGTGGAGGGTGACGCCGGGCGCGTCACTCGAAGGGGACGCGCCCGGCTGCGTCGGCGAACCGACGGGGATGTGTCAGGACTGAGCCTGCGCGATGAAGGAGACGGCGTCGCCCACGGTGGCGAGGTTCTTCACCTCGTCGTCGGGGATCCGCACCTCGAACTTCTCCTCGGCGAGGGTGACGATGGTCATCATCGACAGCGAGTCGATGTCGAGATCGTCGGTGAACGACTTGTCCGACTGGACGGCGTCCGTGGCCAGACCGGTCTCTTCGTTCACGATCTCTGCCAGGCCGGCGAGGATCTCCTCGTTGCTGTGCGCCATGCTTGCTCCGTTTCTCGTGGTGTGTCGTGTCGTTGTGGAACGGGTCCAGTGTTCCCGACTGTGGCCGCGGCTCGCTACACGGCGCGCGGGGAAGGGGCGGGTGTCAGGGAGGTCACGGCAGTACCACCACCTGCGAGGCGTACACCAGACCGGCGCCGAATCCGATCTGGAGGGCGATGTCACCGCTGTGCGCCTGCCCCTCACGGAGGAGCCGCTCGGTGGCCAGCGGGATCGAGGCAGCGGAGGTGTTGCCGGTGTCGGCGATGTCCCGCCCCACCACGACGTCGTCGCGGAAGTCGATGAGTTTGAGCAGCTGGTCGGTGATGCGCATGTTCGCCTGGTGCGGGATGAACACATCGATGTCGGACAGCTGCAGACCGGCCGCTTCCACCGCACGCCGGGCGACCCCGGGCATCGTGGAGATGACCCACTTGAACACCGTCGGTCCCTGCTGGCGAAGCGTCGGGGAGGTGATCTGGCTGACCTCCTCGGCCAGCTCGGGCGTATCCGTGGGTACCGGCTCGCCGAGCTCGGCCCGGCGGTAGTCGAGCCAGGAGTGCGTCTGGTAGATCGCGCCGGCCTGGCCGCCGTCACTGCCCCACACCGTGGGGGCGATACCCGGCGTGTCGGACGGGCCGACCACAGCCGCACCGGCCCCGTCGCCGAGCAGGAACGAGATGGACCGGTCGGTGGGATCGATGAAATCACTCATCTTCTCCACCCCGATGACGAGCACATGCTCGGCCGTGCCTGCACGAAC
Proteins encoded:
- a CDS encoding beta-ketoacyl-ACP synthase III produces the protein MPTPTLSVRPTVAGSRLLSVGGARGENLVPNDDIVGPINSSDEWIRQRTGIKTRARANRETSVKELAVAAATDALGKSGLTGADIGAVIVSTVTHFEQTPSLAALVADAVGATPAAAYDISAACAGYCYGIAQADAMVRAGTAEHVLVIGVEKMSDFIDPTDRSISFLLGDGAGAAVVGPSDTPGIAPTVWGSDGGQAGAIYQTHSWLDYRRAELGEPVPTDTPELAEEVSQITSPTLRQQGPTVFKWVISTMPGVARRAVEAAGLQLSDIDVFIPHQANMRITDQLLKLIDFRDDVVVGRDIADTGNTSAASIPLATERLLREGQAHSGDIALQIGFGAGLVYASQVVVLP
- a CDS encoding acyl carrier protein, which produces MAHSNEEILAGLAEIVNEETGLATDAVQSDKSFTDDLDIDSLSMMTIVTLAEEKFEVRIPDDEVKNLATVGDAVSFIAQAQS